In Zingiber officinale cultivar Zhangliang chromosome 1A, Zo_v1.1, whole genome shotgun sequence, a genomic segment contains:
- the LOC122038364 gene encoding arginine decarboxylase-like has translation MPALECVDAAIPRGYAFARDGALPAPRAFLGGAPTTEGCDTSDDFSSPWSTAHSAALYQIEAWGAPYFSVNSDGDIAVRPHGTATLLHQEIDLMKVVKKASASTTAGGLGLRLPLLVRLPDVLKHRLESLHGAFDSAIQSNGYLAHYQGVYPVKCNQDRYVVEDIAEFGTPFHYGLEAGSKAELLLAMTCLTRGSPDAFLICNGYKDEEYIALALIARSMDLNTVIVLEQEEEFDTVVEISRRLGVRPVVGLRAKLRTKHSGHFGSTSGEKGKFGLTTMEILSVARKLRRLEMLDCLQLLHFHIGSQIPSTSLLADGVGEASQIYCELARLGAEMRVIDIGGGLGIDYDGSRSGDSDISVSYDLEEYACAVVRAVMLACDRKNVRHPIICSESGRALVSHHSVVIFEAVSSSAIGAGTLPFAGADVSFLAEELSDGARADYSNLIAAAFRGDYKSCAVYADQLKRTYVEHFKDGIVGLEQLAALDVLCDIIAKELGEADPVKTYHVNLSIFTSIPDFWGIGQVFPIVPIHHLDQRPGVKGILSDLTCDSDGKVNQFIGGQSTLPLHELSGGGGGYYLGMFLGGAYQEALGGLHNLFGGPSVVRVSQSDGPHCFAVMLAVPGSSCADVLRAMQHEPDVMLEALKHRAAECGVEGGDAIMRVLHSMPYLICGDGGGVVTGDATSSDSDGCCGVGMEEEDEY, from the coding sequence ATGCCGGCTCTCGAGTGCGTAGACGCTGCAATTCCTCGTGGCTACGCCTTCGCGAGAGATGGCGCTCTTCCCGCGCCGAGGGCATTCCTTGGCGGCGCTCCGACGACCGAAGGCTGCGATACCTCTGACGACTTCTCTTCGCCTTGGTCCACCGCCCATTCCGCGGCCCTTTATCAGATCGAGGCATGGGGCGCGCCTTACTTCAGCGTCAACTCTGACGGCGACATCGCCGTGCGGCCGCATGGTACTGCCACCCTTCTCCACCAGGAGATCGACCTGATGAAGGTGGTTAAGAAGGCATCTGCCTCCACAACTGCTGGTGGACTGGGCCTCCGCCTTCCGCTCCTCGTCCGCCTTCCAGATGTCCTGAAGCACCGGCTCGAGTCCCTCCACGGCGCCTTCGACTCCGCCATCCAATCTAACGGATACCTTGCGCACTACCAGGGCGTCTACCCGGTCAAATGCAACCAGGATCGCTATGTCGTGGAGGATATCGCCGAGTTTGGGACTCCATTTCATTACGGCCTTGAGGCCGGATCCAAGGCGGAGCTCCTCCTCGCCATGACTTGCCTCACTCGTGGCAGCCCGGACGCTTTTCTCATCTGCAATGGATACAAGGACGAGGAATACATTGCCCTCGCGCTCATCGCCCGGAGCATGGACCTCAACACCGTGATCGTCCTGGAGCAGGAGGAGGAATTCGACACGGTTGTCGAGATCAGCCGAAGGCTCGGTGTCAGACCCGTCGTCGGCCTCCGAGCCAAGCTACGCACCAAGCACTCTGGTCATTTTGGATCCACCTCAGGAGAAAAGGGCAAGTTCGGGCTGACCACCATGGAAATCCTCTCCGTGGCCCGAAAGCTGCGGCGCCTGGAGATGCTCGATTGCCTGCAACTTTTACACTTCCACATCGGCTCGCAGATCCCTTCCACCTCGCTGCTTGCCGATGGCGTCGGCGAGGCCTCCCAAATCTACTGCGAGCTCGCAAGGCTTGGGGCCGAGATGCGCGTCATTGACATCGGTGGTGGCCTCGGCATCGACTACGACGGCTCTCGCTCCGGCGATTCGGACATTTCCGTGAGTTATGACCTCGAGGAGTACGCCTGCGCCGTGGTGCGGGCCGTGATGTTGGCATGCGACCGCAAGAATGTGCGCCATCCAATCATTTGCAGCGAGAGCGGCCGCGCGCTGGTGTCCCATCATTCCGTGGTCATCTTCGAAGCAGTCTCATCCAGCGCCATCGGAGCCGGTACTTTGCCTTTTGCTGGTGCCGATGTCTCGTTCCTCGCGGAGGAGCTCTCGGACGGCGCGCGTGCCGATTACAGCAATCTGATAGCAGCCGCATTTCGCGGAGACTACAAATCCTGTGCAGTTTATGCAGATCAGTTGAAGCGGACATACGTCGAACATTTCAAGGACGGGATTGTTGGTCTAGAACAATTGGCGGCGCTGGATGTCCTCTGCGATATCATCGCGAAGGAATTGGGCGAGGCTGATCCAGTGAAGACATACCATGTTAACTTGTCCATCTTCACCTCGATTCCAGATTTCTGGGGTATCGGGCAGGTCTTCCCCATCGTCCCAATCCATCATCTCGACCAGAGGCCGGGAGTGAAAGGCATTCTGTCCGACCTAACTTGCGATAGCGATGGGAAGGTGAACCAGTTCATCGGAGGGCAATCTACCCTTCCGCTACACGAACtcagtggcggcggcggcggataCTATTTGGGGATGTTCCTCGGAGGGGCTTATCAGGAGGCGCTCGGGGGTCTGCACAACCTGTTCGGGGGGCCGAGCGTTGTGCGCGTGTCGCAGAGCGATGGGCCGCACTGCTTCGCGGTGATGCTGGCGGTGCCCGGCTCGTCTTGCGCGGACGTCCTGCGAGCGATGCAGCATGAGCCCGACGTGATGTTGGAGGCGCTCAAGCACCGCGCAGCCGAGTGCGGGGTGGAGGGCGGCGACGCCATTATGCGCGTTCTCCATTCGATGCCGTACCTCATCTGCGGGGACGGTGGTGGCGTGGTCACAGGGGACGCTACGAGCAGCGACTCGGACGGGTGCTGCGGCGTTGGTATGGAGGAGGAAGACGAGTACTGA